From one Magnolia sinica isolate HGM2019 chromosome 18, MsV1, whole genome shotgun sequence genomic stretch:
- the LOC131232339 gene encoding serine/arginine-rich SC35-like splicing factor SCL28 translates to MGNIPFNCSATNIQRIFKKYKRILDVYIPTLPGLQKPHGYASVRFRYEQDAKATMDVLNEQCINGRVVSMRWAKVRAHQPSRIQASIPARVQMKSHPNTSYAAVRSKEPTHLSNRIEEEPDLTTIADPDAMSTQLQELQLDLVGRADGAYISILKLYKAIRDSRFASSSINITRISLEKFLITLNSKE, encoded by the coding sequence ATGGGAAACATCCCTTTTAACTGCTCGGCGACCAACATTCAGAGGATTTTCAAGAAATACAAACGGATATTAGATGTGTATATCCCCACTCTTCCAGGTTTGCAAAAACCTCATGGCTACGCATCCGTTCGATTCCGATATGAACAAGATGCGAAAGCAACCATGGATGTTCTAAACGAGCAGTGTATCAACGGAAGAGTAGTCTCTATGAGATGGGCGAAAGTAAGAGCTCATCAACCATCCAGAATACAGGCATCTATTCCAGCTCGAGTGCAGATGAAATCGCATCCTAATACTTCATACGCCGCGGTGCGGTCGAAGGAACCAACCCATCTTTCAAACAGAATAGAGGAAGAGCCAGATCTTACAACCATTGCAGATCCAGACGCAATGTCCACTCAGCTACAAGAGCTGCAACTTGATCTGGTAGGGAGAGCAGATGGGGCGTACATTTCCATTTTGAAACTATACAAAGCCATCAGAGACTCCAGGTTTGCAAGCTCCTCCATTAACATAACTAGGATTTCACTAGAGAAATTTCTGATTACATTGAATTCTAAGGAATAA